A genomic segment from Marinobacter gudaonensis encodes:
- the dapE gene encoding succinyl-diaminopimelate desuccinylase has product MQTTDSPTLDLAIDLIRRPSVTPDDAGCQELMMSRLAPLGFAGEHLRFGDTDNLWARKGSDGPVLAFAGHTDVVPTGPEKNWAHPPFDPVIRDGYLYGRGAADMKGSLAAFVTACERFVAAYPNHRGSIALLITSDEEGPAQHGTVKVVETLEARNEKIDWCLIGEPSSTREVGDVIKNGRRGSLHGYLTVRGVQGHVAYPHLAENPVHSVAPALDALAREFWDNGNDFFPPTTFQITKLEAGVGSNIIPGECLVHFNFRYCTENTAESLEERVVAILDRHDLKYDLQWHLSGRPFLTDRGALVSASQDAIRRVTGRETELSTSGGTSDGRFIAPTGAQVVELGPINATIHKVDECVKAEDLDTLSEIYEQILIDLLA; this is encoded by the coding sequence ATGCAAACAACTGATTCCCCGACACTCGATCTGGCCATCGACCTGATCCGCCGGCCATCGGTCACCCCCGATGACGCCGGCTGTCAGGAGCTGATGATGTCGCGACTTGCCCCCCTCGGCTTCGCCGGCGAGCACCTGCGCTTTGGCGATACGGACAACCTTTGGGCCCGCAAGGGCTCTGACGGCCCGGTGCTGGCCTTTGCCGGCCACACCGACGTGGTTCCCACAGGCCCCGAAAAAAACTGGGCCCACCCCCCGTTTGATCCGGTGATCCGGGACGGCTATCTGTACGGTCGTGGCGCTGCAGATATGAAGGGCAGCCTCGCCGCTTTCGTCACTGCCTGCGAGCGTTTTGTGGCCGCCTACCCGAACCATCGCGGCTCCATCGCCCTGCTGATCACCAGCGACGAAGAAGGCCCGGCCCAGCATGGCACGGTAAAGGTGGTGGAAACCCTCGAAGCCAGGAACGAAAAGATCGACTGGTGCCTGATCGGCGAGCCGTCCAGCACCCGCGAAGTGGGCGATGTGATCAAGAACGGGCGTCGCGGCTCCCTTCATGGTTATCTCACCGTTCGTGGTGTTCAGGGCCACGTTGCCTACCCGCATCTGGCCGAAAACCCGGTACACTCGGTGGCGCCGGCTCTGGACGCTCTGGCCAGGGAGTTCTGGGATAACGGCAACGATTTCTTCCCGCCCACAACGTTCCAGATCACCAAGCTGGAGGCCGGTGTCGGCAGCAACATCATCCCGGGCGAGTGCCTGGTGCATTTCAATTTCCGCTACTGCACGGAAAACACGGCAGAGAGTCTCGAAGAACGGGTGGTGGCCATTCTTGATCGCCACGACCTCAAGTACGACCTGCAGTGGCATCTGAGTGGTCGCCCTTTCCTCACCGATCGCGGCGCTCTGGTGTCCGCGAGCCAGGACGCCATACGGCGGGTAACGGGCCGTGAAACCGAGCTTTCCACCTCCGGCGGCACCTCCGATGGCCGCTTTATAGCCCCCACCGGCGCACAGGTAGTGGAACTGGGCCCGATCAACGCCACCATCCACAAGGTGGATGAGTGTGTGAAGGCCGAGGATCTGGACACACTTTCTGAGATCTACGAGCAGATCCTGATCGACCTGCTGGCCTGA